In a genomic window of Ardenticatenales bacterium:
- a CDS encoding tetratricopeptide repeat protein, translated as MSREYIKVGDKLFVGRVEEQKQFCGALTDWVHLPAKESLPYVCLIYGEGGMGKTLLARRFQDIAQDEAPFVGEFQALWIDWEDERKKYPGLQVGRDQINVETVFKVIHAAGARQKWGRQFSAYRKAIKQRQDAAQQVAEVMTRGDNWGELDALRSLSVDALAKIVRARLPIIGDTGEQVVESFLDAGIRLGVEQAVKLRTLIENQLRAQLKGDHYDYFLNPNEQLALALARGLYNVGKRQKLLIILDNYEIIDRADIWLRAVIRAAGPQVLWLICTRSDLLQSRQFGSEYFNGYADDWPRHLLAFHMRPLAIDDIRAYFRASVPEKPISRKEAEAISWVTRGIPLAIREAADIWKTGASLHEIVGDITDNTPGTQIVRKLTDRYLQHVVAESDRQALYALVLARGSVELLRAMLQTDEDNPLDLEALLRRLERDYPSVHADRARLHDDPAIFFREFLKVDVRRTSPMVRGLNDRAIAALQAHLAQLETDLPRLEERCQDDTWLQATLALTDHLFWNSSAAAWRWLIPRYVEGLAYNPDLSNSLLHVAQAWRGSLKESERRLVAVLENAGNDEAAWLQLLTHLQSRGWLEGDGAANRLAILELSQGDQAYRQAQYAAALAAYDQAAARLPVPEQSLRARLADGYEAVARHLLLGSAAASATVPPAAIVAALQRVTTWFPQRPRAWYLLGVAQARAMHQEEAIVSLNQAVALAPDQPAAYNALGGLHLARRAYAEAETAFRHTLALAEDNAVAWNGLGEVYRQQGQVDEARAAYEQALTLVPDLTMAHVGLGQLYLEQGDFAGAMPAFRQALHRNPANAVAWCGLGNAYHGQGEANAALVAYRKAIQLDPAFALAYVGLGQTLRTQNKVAQATAAFRRAIHLDAHLAQPRIGLADIHAATGQWAQAVAQYEQAVDLDPRAAAAYHGLSLAYRALGRYAESLTAHEKAVELAPDFAYSRENLGDVYLALGRNAEAATAYAAAAAAGEATPRLYTNLGDTCLALGRRGEARDAYQHALREDPRNLAANRGLGRIYLAEKNADKALRAYRQVLAVDGDDARGHKGVGRAYVLMRQFTRAIVAFRRAVELVPDSAEAHYGLGQAYQLDGQMPAARTAYETAIRLNPRFAPAYVGVGGVLVQLGQSDKAIAAYRQAISRDATAAAPHVGLGRLYATLGRHEEAEAAYRQALLLDPQHVSAHQGLGDVCRARQRPLEALAAYQAAGQLAPDDVALINAIGEMNGILGRTGEALEAFLQALALQPQNATAHTGLGDVYAALRRPTEAINAYQLAVKEEPTHARAYVGLGQVYRRLGRADDARTAYQQALNIDPTLATAYDGLGRLRLEAGHLQEAEDAFQQAGRHAPDWSDPINGLGAVYLRQKRYAEAQDAYQRVLRLDETNAAACKGLGDVYRALGRLKEALTAYQEAIHLDAAYAAAYTCMGDVQRSMGHREAARQAYETALQCDPTDAVACFGLGETRQALGQLPAAAESYRQAQELRPSWVNPPAALGPLLARLAQPREAIVAFERALEIDPNWPVAYPVLAEQYRQVGRLGNAAAAYQQAIRRDPGQGALYAALGEVYAALAQQEKAEGAFREALARGFGEASVFVGLGDIFLAQGDAEQALGMYTAALQRDAGITAAHYGQGRAHAAAGRLAEALAAYEAALALDGEMAVVYAGIGHTYHALQRHQEALAAYQEALRRDPTSIPPDAQGDVYLALRQYDEASRCYQVALLENARHVGANAGMGHTYLATGRLDEALAHFRQAIAGDARHASAHVGLGHVHAIQNDAKAALSAYWQALQIDSDNLPALKGLGRIAAAQGDVARAFKSYRRVAEMAPTDGEAQRGLGDAALSRAEYVLAVDAYQQAVNLLPQPEAPYLGLAQSLAQLDRVEEAHAAFAAAVDQNPTEPRAHYGLAETFAALRQYTDAAAAYQQAITLDPEYGAAYYGLARVYFVLGQFADVVTVHQQAWALGMDHANLHCELGCAYHQLNRHDEALAAYQQAVEVDPNHVAAWIGLSSAYLALGRHEDALAACQRGLRLDPDFAPAYCQLGHVQHSLGRSYDALVAYGRAAERQPDNAEPYRGTGQVYAALRRTGDAITAYRRAIDLEPQHGPTYTMLGALYLRAGRMEESLAAYQQGVALAPRNPTVHSGLGRVHLWLEQIAEAEAAFQQALALEPGHAAALLGMGQTQARRGQHAQALQWYAQALSLTPNDAELHAAMGASYTALGRAEEARRAYEQALADDPQHAAAQSGLGDLYHSLGMMNEAVAAYRQAIQINPRLVAAYIGLGQVYESTERPFDAQTAYQKALKQTGPGHAGAYRGLGSVLAAQHRSREAAAAYQQAIALNPQDGASHVGLAALHLDAGRIDEALAAYERALTLIGDDPTVYSGLGQVYMRTGETNKAMTAFQQALKLAEGHVGALVGQAELLEGARRPREALQLYLQALRMSPDNAQVYGGLGRVYATLERGDEALAAHLQAVELNPRDAKLHYGLGNLYLQMERLDAAMAAYQQASVLNPRYAAPQVGLGRVYSLLQRPFDAVNAYQRAIRLGEVDAAAYRGLGDVSTDLGRLDDAVTAYEQALMLDPDDVLARFGLGHAYRDQGAFTEAVAAYLEVTRRMPDHAQGFANLGDVYNTSGMFVEARDAYLRAIALDGEDALSRGSLAGLYRRLGEAAAYEEQMRMARVLIADANEYNRACLEAIAGNVDEALDLLHVALEKHQVQLEWARRDPDLDGIRHHPRYRKLMGESAPLAQEPATKWNGNS; from the coding sequence ATGTCCAGAGAGTACATCAAGGTTGGTGATAAGCTTTTTGTGGGGCGGGTGGAGGAACAAAAGCAATTTTGCGGCGCTCTTACTGATTGGGTTCATCTACCTGCCAAAGAATCGTTGCCCTACGTTTGCCTCATCTATGGGGAGGGGGGCATGGGCAAAACGTTGCTCGCCCGGCGATTCCAGGACATTGCCCAGGATGAAGCGCCGTTCGTCGGCGAGTTTCAAGCACTGTGGATTGATTGGGAAGACGAGCGCAAAAAATACCCTGGCTTGCAGGTGGGGCGAGACCAGATCAACGTGGAGACGGTTTTTAAGGTGATCCACGCGGCCGGCGCGCGACAGAAATGGGGCCGCCAGTTCTCCGCCTACCGCAAGGCGATCAAGCAGCGCCAGGACGCGGCGCAGCAGGTAGCGGAAGTGATGACGCGCGGCGATAACTGGGGGGAACTGGACGCGCTGCGCTCGCTCAGTGTGGATGCTCTGGCGAAGATTGTACGCGCGCGCCTGCCCATTATTGGGGATACGGGGGAACAGGTGGTGGAGTCTTTTCTGGATGCCGGCATTCGTCTCGGCGTCGAACAGGCTGTCAAACTACGCACCCTCATCGAAAACCAACTGCGGGCGCAGCTCAAAGGCGACCACTACGACTACTTCCTCAACCCCAACGAACAACTCGCCCTCGCCCTCGCCCGCGGCCTCTACAATGTCGGCAAACGACAAAAACTCCTCATCATCCTCGACAACTACGAAATTATCGACCGTGCCGACATCTGGCTGCGCGCCGTCATCCGTGCCGCCGGTCCCCAGGTCCTGTGGCTCATCTGCACTCGCAGCGACCTGCTGCAAAGCCGACAGTTTGGCAGCGAATACTTCAACGGATACGCCGACGACTGGCCGCGTCACCTCCTCGCCTTCCATATGCGCCCCCTGGCCATCGACGACATCCGCGCCTACTTCCGCGCCAGCGTTCCCGAAAAACCGATCAGCCGCAAAGAAGCAGAAGCCATTAGTTGGGTCACGCGCGGCATTCCCCTGGCCATCCGCGAAGCCGCCGACATCTGGAAAACGGGCGCATCTCTGCATGAAATCGTGGGCGACATCACCGATAACACGCCCGGAACCCAGATTGTGCGCAAACTGACGGACCGCTATTTGCAGCACGTTGTTGCCGAAAGCGACCGCCAGGCTCTCTATGCCCTGGTCCTGGCCCGTGGCAGCGTCGAACTGCTGCGCGCCATGCTGCAAACGGATGAAGACAATCCCCTCGATCTGGAGGCCCTCCTCCGTCGCCTGGAGCGGGATTATCCCTCCGTCCACGCCGACCGCGCCCGTTTGCACGATGACCCCGCCATCTTCTTCCGCGAATTCTTGAAAGTGGACGTGCGCCGCACCAGCCCGATGGTTCGCGGCCTCAATGACCGCGCCATTGCCGCCTTGCAGGCGCACCTGGCACAGTTGGAGACGGACCTGCCGCGATTGGAAGAACGCTGCCAGGATGATACCTGGCTGCAAGCCACGCTGGCCCTCACCGACCACCTGTTTTGGAATAGCTCCGCCGCTGCCTGGCGCTGGCTCATTCCCCGCTACGTCGAAGGCCTGGCCTACAACCCGGACCTGAGCAACAGTCTGCTGCACGTCGCCCAGGCGTGGCGCGGCAGCCTCAAAGAGAGCGAACGCCGCCTGGTGGCCGTCCTGGAAAATGCCGGCAACGACGAGGCCGCCTGGTTGCAGTTGCTCACCCATCTACAAAGCCGTGGTTGGTTGGAAGGAGATGGGGCGGCGAATCGCCTGGCCATTCTGGAACTTTCGCAGGGGGACCAGGCGTATCGACAGGCCCAGTATGCGGCGGCGCTGGCGGCGTACGACCAGGCTGCCGCCCGCCTGCCGGTTCCTGAGCAGTCATTGCGGGCGCGGCTGGCGGATGGCTATGAAGCCGTCGCCCGTCATCTGCTTCTTGGCTCCGCGGCGGCGTCCGCTACTGTACCACCGGCGGCCATCGTTGCCGCCTTGCAGCGAGTGACGACCTGGTTCCCACAACGCCCTCGCGCCTGGTATTTGCTGGGCGTGGCCCAGGCGCGGGCCATGCACCAGGAAGAGGCGATTGTCAGCCTCAACCAGGCGGTGGCGCTCGCCCCGGACCAGCCCGCCGCCTACAATGCGTTGGGCGGTTTGCACCTGGCGCGCCGCGCCTACGCGGAAGCGGAGACGGCTTTCCGGCACACGCTGGCGCTGGCGGAGGACAACGCCGTGGCCTGGAATGGGTTGGGCGAGGTGTATCGCCAACAGGGGCAGGTGGATGAGGCGCGCGCGGCTTATGAGCAGGCGCTGACGTTGGTCCCGGATCTGACGATGGCGCATGTGGGTCTGGGGCAGTTGTATTTGGAGCAGGGGGATTTTGCGGGGGCGATGCCGGCATTTCGCCAGGCGCTGCATCGTAATCCCGCCAATGCCGTGGCCTGGTGCGGCCTGGGAAACGCCTACCACGGACAGGGCGAAGCCAATGCCGCCCTCGTCGCCTACCGCAAGGCGATCCAGTTGGACCCCGCCTTTGCCCTCGCCTACGTTGGCCTGGGCCAGACCTTGCGGACGCAAAACAAAGTCGCGCAGGCCACCGCTGCTTTTCGTCGGGCCATTCATCTGGACGCCCACCTCGCCCAGCCGCGTATTGGCCTGGCCGATATTCACGCCGCCACCGGCCAATGGGCGCAAGCGGTCGCTCAGTACGAACAGGCCGTGGACCTGGACCCGCGCGCGGCGGCGGCGTATCATGGCCTTTCGCTGGCGTACCGCGCCCTGGGGCGCTACGCGGAATCGCTGACGGCTCACGAAAAAGCAGTGGAATTGGCGCCAGACTTTGCCTACTCGCGCGAGAATCTGGGAGATGTGTACCTGGCATTGGGGCGCAACGCGGAAGCGGCCACGGCCTACGCAGCAGCGGCAGCGGCAGGCGAGGCTACGCCGCGTCTGTACACGAATCTGGGGGACACCTGCCTGGCTTTAGGGCGTCGCGGGGAGGCACGCGATGCCTACCAGCACGCCCTGCGGGAGGACCCGCGCAATCTGGCCGCCAATCGCGGCCTGGGGCGGATTTATCTGGCGGAAAAGAACGCGGACAAGGCACTGCGTGCCTATCGACAGGTGCTGGCCGTGGATGGAGATGATGCGCGGGGGCATAAGGGCGTGGGGCGCGCCTACGTTCTTATGAGGCAGTTCACGCGCGCAATCGTTGCTTTTCGCCGGGCGGTTGAGCTGGTTCCGGACAGCGCCGAGGCGCATTATGGTTTGGGGCAGGCGTATCAGTTGGATGGACAAATGCCGGCAGCGCGCACTGCCTACGAAACCGCCATCCGCCTCAATCCCCGCTTCGCACCCGCCTACGTGGGGGTCGGGGGCGTGCTGGTCCAACTGGGGCAAAGCGACAAAGCCATCGCCGCTTACCGGCAAGCCATCAGCCGCGACGCCACCGCGGCTGCCCCGCATGTTGGTCTGGGTCGGCTCTACGCCACTCTGGGGCGTCACGAGGAAGCGGAAGCCGCCTATCGCCAGGCGCTTCTGCTCGATCCCCAACATGTGTCCGCCCATCAAGGGCTGGGCGACGTCTGCCGCGCGCGGCAGCGTCCGCTAGAAGCCCTTGCCGCGTACCAGGCGGCAGGCCAGCTTGCTCCCGATGATGTTGCCCTGATCAACGCTATCGGCGAGATGAACGGCATATTGGGGCGTACGGGCGAAGCATTGGAAGCCTTTCTGCAAGCGCTGGCCTTGCAGCCACAAAACGCCACCGCGCATACCGGTCTGGGAGACGTGTACGCCGCCCTTCGTCGCCCCACGGAAGCGATCAATGCGTATCAACTGGCGGTGAAAGAGGAGCCGACGCACGCGCGCGCCTACGTGGGGTTGGGCCAGGTTTATCGCCGCCTGGGACGCGCCGACGATGCGCGCACCGCCTACCAACAGGCGCTGAACATTGACCCGACGTTGGCGACCGCCTACGATGGCCTGGGTCGTTTGCGCCTGGAGGCCGGGCATTTGCAGGAGGCGGAAGACGCATTCCAGCAAGCCGGCCGCCATGCGCCCGATTGGAGCGATCCGATCAATGGTCTGGGCGCGGTTTATCTGCGCCAAAAACGGTATGCGGAAGCGCAAGATGCTTACCAGCGCGTGCTGCGTCTCGACGAGACCAACGCCGCTGCTTGCAAGGGGCTGGGTGACGTGTATCGCGCCCTGGGCCGCCTGAAGGAGGCGCTGACCGCTTACCAGGAGGCCATTCATTTGGACGCCGCCTATGCCGCGGCCTATACGTGCATGGGAGATGTGCAGCGGAGCATGGGGCATCGGGAGGCGGCGCGCCAGGCGTATGAGACCGCCTTGCAGTGTGATCCCACGGATGCGGTGGCCTGTTTTGGATTGGGAGAAACGCGGCAGGCGTTGGGACAGTTGCCCGCGGCGGCGGAGAGCTACCGTCAGGCGCAAGAACTACGCCCATCCTGGGTGAATCCACCCGCCGCGCTGGGACCGCTTTTGGCCCGATTGGCGCAACCGCGGGAGGCAATCGTCGCTTTTGAGCGTGCCCTGGAAATTGACCCGAACTGGCCGGTCGCGTATCCCGTTTTGGCCGAGCAGTATCGGCAGGTAGGGCGTTTGGGCAATGCGGCGGCGGCGTATCAGCAGGCTATTCGCCGCGATCCGGGGCAGGGAGCGCTGTACGCGGCTTTGGGTGAGGTGTATGCGGCGCTGGCGCAGCAGGAGAAGGCGGAGGGGGCGTTCCGCGAGGCGTTGGCGCGTGGTTTTGGCGAGGCGTCGGTGTTTGTGGGGTTGGGGGATATTTTCCTGGCGCAGGGGGATGCGGAGCAGGCGCTGGGAATGTATACGGCGGCGCTGCAGCGGGATGCCGGCATTACGGCGGCGCATTATGGTCAGGGGCGAGCGCACGCGGCGGCGGGACGGTTGGCGGAGGCGTTGGCGGCCTATGAGGCGGCGTTGGCGTTGGATGGGGAGATGGCGGTGGTTTATGCCGGCATCGGGCACACCTACCACGCCCTGCAACGCCACCAGGAAGCCCTCGCCGCCTATCAAGAAGCCTTGCGCCGCGACCCCACTTCCATCCCCCCGGATGCCCAGGGGGATGTCTACCTGGCTTTGCGGCAGTATGACGAGGCTTCCCGCTGTTACCAGGTGGCCTTGTTGGAAAACGCGCGTCATGTGGGCGCAAATGCCGGCATGGGTCACACCTACCTGGCCACCGGACGGCTTGACGAAGCCCTCGCCCACTTCCGCCAGGCCATCGCCGGCGATGCGCGCCACGCCTCGGCCCACGTTGGTCTGGGCCACGTCCATGCCATCCAGAACGACGCCAAAGCAGCCCTCTCCGCCTACTGGCAGGCATTACAGATCGATTCCGACAACCTGCCCGCGCTCAAGGGCCTGGGCCGCATCGCCGCCGCCCAGGGAGACGTTGCCCGCGCCTTCAAGTCATACCGGCGCGTGGCGGAAATGGCCCCCACGGACGGAGAAGCGCAGCGTGGACTGGGCGATGCCGCCCTATCGCGGGCGGAATATGTGCTCGCCGTAGATGCTTACCAGCAGGCTGTCAACCTCCTGCCACAGCCGGAGGCCCCGTACCTCGGCCTGGCCCAATCGCTGGCTCAACTGGACCGGGTGGAGGAGGCGCACGCCGCCTTCGCCGCCGCCGTTGACCAAAACCCCACGGAACCACGCGCGCACTATGGGCTGGCGGAAACCTTCGCGGCGCTGCGCCAATACACGGACGCCGCCGCGGCCTACCAGCAAGCTATCACGCTGGACCCTGAGTATGGGGCGGCCTACTACGGCCTGGCCAGGGTCTATTTTGTCCTGGGGCAATTCGCGGATGTGGTGACGGTACACCAACAGGCGTGGGCGCTGGGGATGGACCACGCGAATCTGCACTGCGAGTTGGGCTGCGCCTATCACCAACTAAACCGCCACGATGAAGCACTGGCTGCTTATCAGCAGGCAGTGGAAGTGGATCCGAACCACGTTGCTGCCTGGATAGGACTTAGCAGCGCCTACCTTGCCCTGGGGCGCCATGAAGATGCCCTGGCTGCCTGCCAGCGAGGGTTGCGGCTGGACCCGGACTTCGCGCCCGCGTATTGCCAGTTGGGCCATGTGCAGCATTCCCTTGGTCGCAGCTACGATGCGTTGGTTGCTTATGGGCGGGCTGCCGAACGCCAGCCCGACAACGCCGAACCCTACCGGGGCACAGGCCAGGTCTACGCGGCCCTCCGGCGCACCGGTGATGCCATTACCGCCTACCGGCGGGCTATTGACCTGGAGCCGCAGCATGGCCCAACCTATACGATGCTGGGCGCTTTGTACCTGCGGGCCGGGCGGATGGAGGAGTCGCTGGCTGCCTACCAACAGGGGGTAGCTCTGGCTCCGCGAAACCCCACTGTTCATAGTGGTTTGGGGCGTGTCCACCTATGGTTGGAGCAGATAGCGGAGGCGGAAGCGGCTTTTCAACAGGCGCTGGCGTTGGAGCCAGGCCATGCCGCCGCGCTTCTGGGGATGGGGCAGACGCAGGCACGCCGGGGGCAGCACGCTCAGGCCCTGCAATGGTATGCTCAGGCGCTATCGTTGACCCCGAATGACGCGGAACTGCACGCGGCGATGGGGGCGTCTTACACGGCATTGGGGCGCGCGGAAGAGGCACGCCGTGCGTACGAGCAGGCCCTTGCCGACGATCCCCAACACGCGGCGGCGCAGAGTGGACTCGGCGATCTCTATCACAGCTTGGGTATGATGAACGAAGCGGTGGCGGCGTATCGCCAGGCAATTCAGATCAACCCGCGCCTGGTAGCCGCGTACATCGGCCTGGGGCAAGTCTATGAGTCCACGGAGCGGCCCTTTGACGCCCAGACGGCCTACCAGAAAGCGCTGAAACAGACGGGACCTGGTCATGCCGGCGCATATCGTGGTCTGGGTAGTGTGCTGGCGGCGCAGCACCGCTCGCGCGAGGCAGCGGCCGCTTACCAACAGGCCATTGCCTTGAATCCCCAGGATGGCGCATCCCATGTGGGGCTGGCGGCGTTGCACCTGGATGCCGGGCGGATTGACGAGGCCCTGGCCGCCTACGAACGGGCGCTGACCCTGATCGGCGATGATCCCACCGTGTACAGCGGCCTGGGGCAGGTGTACATGCGCACGGGGGAGACGAACAAAGCGATGACGGCTTTCCAGCAGGCGTTGAAGCTGGCGGAAGGGCATGTGGGGGCGCTGGTGGGGCAGGCGGAACTGCTGGAAGGGGCGCGGCGGCCACGGGAGGCGCTGCAACTTTATTTGCAGGCGCTGCGCATGTCGCCGGACAACGCGCAGGTGTATGGCGGATTGGGACGGGTCTATGCGACCCTGGAGCGCGGCGACGAGGCGCTTGCCGCGCATTTGCAGGCGGTGGAGTTGAACCCGCGGGATGCAAAGCTGCACTATGGTCTGGGAAACTTGTACTTGCAAATGGAGCGGTTGGACGCGGCGATGGCGGCGTACCAACAGGCGAGTGTTTTGAATCCACGGTACGCGGCGCCGCAGGTCGGGTTGGGGCGCGTGTACAGCCTGTTGCAACGTCCTTTTGACGCGGTGAATGCGTATCAGCGGGCGATTCGCCTGGGTGAGGTAGATGCGGCGGCGTATCGGGGCCTGGGGGATGTGAGTACAGACCTGGGACGCCTGGACGATGCTGTGACGGCCTATGAGCAGGCGTTGATGTTGGATCCGGATGATGTGCTGGCGCGTTTTGGTCTGGGCCATGCGTATCGGGATCAGGGGGCGTTTACGGAGGCGGTGGCTGCCTATCTGGAGGTGACGCGGCGGATGCCGGATCATGCGCAGGGGTTTGCCAACCTGGGGGATGTTTACAATACGAGTGGGATGTTTGTGGAAGCACGAGATGCTTATTTACGGGCGATTGCGTTGGATGGAGAGGATGCGTTGTCGCGGGGGTCGCTGGCGGGGTTGTATCGCCGGCTGGGGGAGGCGGCGGCGTATGAGGAGCAGATGCGTATGGCGCGGGTGCTGATCGCGGATGCGAATGAGTACAATCGCGCTTGTCTGGAGGCTATTGCCGGCAATGTTGATGAAGCGTTGGATTTGTTGCACGTGGCCCTGGAAAAACACCAGGTGCAGTTGGAATGGGCGCGCCGCGATCCCGACCTGGACGGGATTCGCCATCATCCACGCTATCGCAAACTGATGGGGGAGAGTGCGCCGTTGGCGCAAGAACCGGCGACGAAATGGAATGGGAACAGTTGA
- a CDS encoding cell division protein FtsZ translates to MQRREKLRRTAALRVVGVGGGGITAIEQLMKHGIKGIDFIVVDTDAESLHKSQAPIRILIDPKLAAAEGGDLLRVGAPPQPYPIQTAIRNLRSALFGSDMVFIIGGLGGQTAAGAANIVAHIAKEHQAVILGILTLPFRFEGHARAQAAERGVNQLTPLVDSLMLIANDRLMKILPEGIAFHETYRLAHHIWRQSIESISELVNKPGLINVDFADVRTIMLKGGAAIIATGRGQGAERAVLAAHQAVNGDLLGASIRGAQGILFNVTGGPDVSLLEINQAAAVINARAHPDAYLIFGAAVDNSLTDTVEITLIATGLRPTFPSRGRFLLFKS, encoded by the coding sequence ATGCAAAGGAGAGAAAAACTACGACGCACCGCCGCTTTGCGGGTCGTCGGTGTCGGCGGTGGTGGCATCACCGCCATCGAACAACTAATGAAGCACGGCATCAAAGGTATCGACTTCATCGTCGTGGACACCGATGCGGAATCCCTGCACAAATCGCAGGCCCCTATCCGCATCCTCATTGACCCCAAACTGGCCGCCGCAGAGGGCGGCGACCTGCTGCGCGTTGGCGCGCCGCCACAGCCCTACCCCATCCAGACCGCCATCCGCAACCTGCGCAGCGCCCTGTTCGGCTCCGATATGGTTTTCATCATCGGCGGCCTGGGTGGACAGACCGCCGCCGGAGCCGCCAACATCGTGGCCCACATCGCCAAAGAACATCAAGCCGTCATCCTCGGTATCCTCACGCTTCCTTTTCGTTTTGAAGGGCACGCGCGGGCGCAGGCGGCGGAAAGAGGCGTCAATCAACTGACACCTCTCGTCGATTCCCTCATGCTCATCGCCAACGACCGACTGATGAAGATTTTGCCGGAAGGGATTGCCTTTCATGAAACGTACCGGCTGGCGCACCACATCTGGCGGCAAAGCATCGAGAGCATTAGCGAGTTGGTCAACAAGCCCGGCCTGATTAACGTCGATTTCGCCGACGTGCGCACGATCATGCTCAAAGGCGGGGCGGCCATCATTGCCACGGGGCGCGGGCAAGGCGCGGAGCGGGCGGTGCTGGCGGCCCACCAGGCCGTCAACGGCGATCTGTTGGGCGCAAGCATTCGCGGTGCGCAAGGCATTCTCTTTAACGTGACAGGCGGACCAGACGTGAGCCTGTTGGAAATCAACCAGGCGGCCGCCGTCATCAACGCGCGGGCGCACCCCGATGCTTACCTGATTTTTGGCGCGGCGGTGGACAATTCGCTTACGGATACGGTGGAGATCACGCTGATCGCCACCGGTCTGCGCCCCACGTTCCCCAGCCGGGGGCGTTTCCTTTTATTTAAGAGCTGA
- a CDS encoding peptidoglycan DD-metalloendopeptidase family protein: MTVPVQTLSPATAAVDDLPLPGKGYFVEDAARVLAQMGGRDVGEVARVAVDAGIQHVIMKIADGGRPFPAPGTNQDRVMGKMLDALRRAGITVWGWTVLYGAPVSPQDQARALAQRARQWQMPGLVLVIPDDGADQWSGAAGAARARQYVTALREELVPLPAAHLAFSPHPLPARQPDFPFAPFLDACDIVMPHVYWVARGEGDAMAALQAIDQKYNQLCPEKLLIPVGAACGQVTGARGRRYFWSASPRQLVRFMDQARVLGMPAFTFWRWELALRDPHNQRYNGAELWDAIAAYPLPPRADAPRAAPPNLAREIGVDQPGYHDGLYPQFPAAALTASTRREMAYKYAVTVADTPSSVWALWQPPIAADGFYDIGVWVPGEKATTRQARYQIHGVQGESGPLVVTLNQSRFNDEWVSLGVYELDAQNPLSGRVNLTNYTGERERWVAFSSVRWRPAAPPDVAWLRLADGFDAPVGTAAERSSGNIWPGGWIDANPFGSYYRLRASYAYHTGADLNLNTPHWDSDRGQPVYAIASGEVTFAGWLRYWGNVVVVRHDPVAAGGAAVYSRCAHLASMTVRRGQRVQRGQQVGVIGQDAQGGPFHLHFDISPTEILWHKPGDWPGLDRGRLLRDYVDPRAYLRAHRPPPDRR; the protein is encoded by the coding sequence ATGACTGTTCCAGTACAAACGCTGTCGCCGGCGACAGCGGCGGTTGACGACCTGCCGCTGCCGGGCAAGGGGTATTTTGTGGAGGATGCGGCGCGGGTGCTGGCGCAAATGGGGGGGCGTGATGTGGGAGAGGTGGCGCGGGTGGCGGTTGATGCCGGCATTCAACACGTCATCATGAAAATCGCCGACGGGGGACGCCCGTTTCCCGCGCCAGGCACAAACCAGGATCGGGTTATGGGGAAGATGCTGGACGCGCTGCGTCGTGCCGGCATCACCGTCTGGGGATGGACCGTCCTCTATGGCGCGCCCGTCTCCCCCCAAGACCAGGCGCGCGCCCTGGCCCAACGCGCCCGCCAATGGCAAATGCCCGGCCTCGTGCTGGTCATCCCCGACGACGGCGCGGATCAGTGGAGCGGCGCGGCAGGCGCGGCGCGGGCGCGGCAGTACGTAACCGCGCTGCGCGAAGAACTGGTCCCCCTGCCTGCCGCCCACCTCGCCTTCAGCCCGCACCCCTTGCCTGCGCGGCAGCCCGATTTCCCCTTCGCCCCTTTCCTGGACGCCTGCGACATCGTGATGCCACACGTATACTGGGTCGCTCGCGGCGAGGGGGACGCGATGGCCGCGCTACAGGCGATTGACCAGAAGTACAACCAACTGTGCCCGGAAAAGTTGCTCATTCCCGTGGGCGCGGCTTGCGGGCAGGTGACGGGGGCGCGCGGCAGGCGGTATTTTTGGTCCGCTTCGCCACGGCAGCTTGTTCGTTTCATGGACCAGGCGCGGGTGTTGGGAATGCCGGCATTCACCTTCTGGCGCTGGGAACTGGCGCTGCGCGATCCGCACAACCAGCGCTACAACGGCGCGGAACTGTGGGACGCCATCGCCGCCTACCCATTGCCCCCCCGCGCGGACGCCCCCCGCGCTGCCCCGCCCAACCTGGCGCGAGAGATCGGCGTCGATCAACCCGGCTACCATGACGGCCTCTATCCCCAATTCCCGGCGGCGGCCCTCACCGCATCCACCCGCCGGGAAATGGCATACAAATATGCCGTCACCGTCGCCGACACCCCCAGCAGCGTGTGGGCGCTATGGCAGCCCCCTATCGCCGCCGACGGCTTCTACGACATCGGCGTCTGGGTTCCCGGTGAGAAAGCAACCACGCGCCAGGCACGTTACCAGATTCATGGGGTGCAAGGGGAAAGCGGCCCCCTGGTCGTCACGCTCAATCAGAGCCGATTCAATGATGAGTGGGTTTCGCTCGGCGTCTACGAACTGGACGCGCAAAACCCCCTCAGCGGCCGCGTGAACCTGACCAACTACACAGGCGAGCGGGAACGATGGGTGGCCTTCTCCAGCGTGCGCTGGCGGCCCGCCGCGCCCCCTGATGTGGCGTGGCTGCGCCTGGCGGACGGCTTCGACGCGCCCGTGGGCACGGCGGCGGAGCGAAGCAGCGGGAACATCTGGCCCGGCGGCTGGATCGACGCCAATCCGTTTGGCAGCTACTACCGCCTGCGCGCCAGCTACGCCTACCACACGGGGGCCGACCTGAACCTGAACACACCCCATTGGGACAGCGACCGGGGGCAGCCGGTCTACGCCATCGCCAGCGGGGAGGTGACGTTTGCCGGCTGGCTGCGCTACTGGGGGAATGTGGTGGTGGTGCGCCACGATCCGGTGGCGGCGGGCGGGGCGGCGGTTTACTCCCGCTGCGCGCACCTGGCCAGCATGACGGTGCGGCGAGGGCAGCGGGTGCAGCGCGGGCAGCAGGTGGGCGTGATCGGCCAGGATGCGCAGGGCGGGCCGTTTCATCTCCATTTCGACATCAGCCCGACGGAGATTCTGTGGCACAAGCCGGGGGATTGGCCGGGGCTGGACCGGGGACGGCTGCTGCGCGACTACGTGGACCCTCGCGCCTACCTGCGCGCCCACCGCCCCCCGCCCGACCGCCGCTGA